A segment of the Anopheles cruzii chromosome 2, idAnoCruzAS_RS32_06, whole genome shotgun sequence genome:
AAATCTAACTCACTTTAATTAGTGAACTTCCGCGCCTGCCGCCTCATCCGTGCGCGCCGTTCACTTTGTTTTCCGTCgcaattaaaactaaattaCCGCTCTCTATCTTTTTTAGAGATGCCTCTTTCACTCTCAGCCAGCGCGCGCCACGTCTCACTCGTCTATGCTTATTTAGGGTTCTTTTGCATCTTATGACTCTCGGCACCTCGTTTTCTTGCTCACACAACGCCTCGCCTCACTTTCCATCGTCCGGTTTGATTGGGAAAGTGTTGGGCCGATGCGCTAGAGACCCGTTCCTCGGTGGACGTGTGTTGTCGTCTGGTAACTACTCTCCGAAGTCGTCGTCTGGGAAAGTCTGGATGGTGCTGGAAGTTCTATATAGATATGCTAGTAATAAATACGTTAGAGAACTCGAAGGCCTTCATCGGGATCATCGATGGTAGAACACCAGGACCTTCTTGCGGGTCTGTCCCGGTCGGGGCCGCTTGAGGACCCCGTGGGCCGTCGTGGGTTTCTTGGCCGACCGCTTCGCCTTCAGGAAGTCGAGTTGGTTGCGATTGACGGGCTCCAGCCGCTGGCTCAGGATGCTCTGCGCGACCGGTGGCTCCAGCGCGAGCGCCGCGTACGGTGGCCCAGACTTGTTGTAggtcggttccggtcccgtGTCACGTGTGTCTTCCACCACATCGTACGGTTTGATCGGTTGCAGTGGCTTCAGCGTGGGGCTCAGTGGTTTGCCTAACAAGTCGTCGAACGCATCCGCAAtatcgtcccgtcccggccgcccggtggtcACCCGTTGCCGCTCGACACTTTCCTCTACCTCGACCGCTCCCTCCGCGAGCTGTTCAGCGGTCCGGACGAGCGTTCGCAGGTGGGTggctttggtggtggtgcgcggcTTCGGAGTGCTGAGGCGACCCTGCCGGACCTTGGTATCCGGTTCGTCCGCGTACAGGTCGTCGTTGGCGCGCATCATGAACCGCGGGAAGTACTTGCTGATGTCGAAGATCGGGAAGCTGACGTGGTTCGACAGGATCCCAGGGTTCGCCTGCGGGAAGCTTATTATCTTTGCCTCACGCTTGCGGGCCGGCTTCACTCCCACCGCCGCCTGTGATGCTTCCTGTGCTGCTTCGGCCGCCGGTAGTCGCAGGACGCGCGGCACCGCTATCATCAGCGTGTCCGGTTCGTCCGGTTTGGCGTTCTtcttgcgctgctgctggctggccaggtGCTTCTTGATGTGGCGTATCACGTCGTTGTAGACCGCCACGGCCGGATTGGGTTGTCGAGTGGGCGCCGGAGCTGGGCCGGTTGGCCGCAGGCTCTTGCGCGGCCACCCTCCCACAAACTCCTCCCGGAACAGCGGGTTGTCGAGGGGTTCGTGCCCGAAATGGCGCACCTTCAGACACTCGATCTTGCCGCCCAGCCCCTGGAGCCGCTTGATCGGCCGAAAGCCATCACTCCCCTGCTCCGCCCCGTCACCGTCCCCGCCGGTAGGCTCCGGTTCGTCGGCAATGTTCACGTCCACCTCGTTGCACTCCACGTCGCCCCGGTTCCCGTACGGGCCGCCTCCACTGAACGTGGTCAGGTTCTCGGCGTAGCGTAACGCCGAGTCCACGTCGATCTCGCTCACCGGCCGGTTGTAGTACGGAAACTTAACGACGTTGCTGGGAGGAGCGACAATGTTAATGACCTCCGGGTTGTCGAGGTGCGTGTCCGGTAGGTACTGGGTCGTGTTTGCGATCGCCTCGTCCAGGAACCGGATCAGTTCGTCGCCGTGTAGCTCCCGCGGGTCGGTCAGGGCTTCGGCCAGCGGCAGTGAGTCGTTGCCGGTGAGCAATATAATTGCGACCTCATCCACCTCCCCGGATGTAGCTACTGTTGCTGCATCCGGATCCGCCGACTCGGCCGCGGATCGTTTGATGCGCGGTCGCTTCCGCTTGCGCCTTGCGGATCCTGCGTCcggctgcttctgctgctgctcgaactGTCCGTACGATTCCGCCGAGCCGTGGTCAAACTTGGACGCTTCGTGGCCCTGCTCGCTGTAGACGATGTTTTTACGAGCCTCCTTCACCCGCTCCCGGATCGGTCTCGCATCCTCGTTCTCCTCCCGTGCATCTTCTTCATGTTCTGGTTCGTCCGCTTCCTCATCGTTGGCGCGCTCACTCCGATCGTCCCggtcttcgtcttcgtcgtcgccgtcatcatccTCGCCGTCATCTTCATCCGGACCTGCAGGCCGGACGTGACGCGTGGTCTCTTGGTGACGCACCTGCGTGTACACCTTCTTCGGCTCGAAtgccgccgcccggtccgATTCTTCGCGCGAATCCTCGAAATCTTCATCCGGAGCGTAATGCTGCCTGCGCTCGTCGGTGTCGTAGAAATCTTCTTCCGTCGAGGACTCGTCACCCTCCCGGCCGACCGGTACACCACGCCGATCATACTTCCGGTCGTTCTGACCAAAGTCGTCTTCCGACAGGGTATTCTGCTCACCACCGTTCACCGGTCCTCCGGCATCGCCCTTATGGACCTCACCCAGCTGTCGCTCATGTTCCCCGAAGTAGTCCAGCTCGTCCGGGATGGCTGCGGGCGGGGCACCCTCACCGAATCCAAACTCACGACCCTGTCCCTCGAAAAACGCCGCCTGCTTGTGCTTCAGGAAGTTCACGTGGTTGCGCAGCGTGTCGAAGGACGGTGTCTCCAGCGGCAGGATACTGATCGGTTCGAACATGATCTCGGGCGGAGGCTCCCGGTGCAGCGGGTTCACGGGGCTCGGCTTCATGACCGGCACGAACGGGGTGTCGTACGGTCCCGGGTTCACTCCCAAGGCCGCGGCCAGTCGGTTGCCGCCCGACTGCTGTTTGAACGCACTCTCCGTGTGTGACCCGGAACCCAGCCCGAAGGGTATCGGGACGCTCGGAATCGTGTGCGGGAAGGTGGGCAGCGAGGCGAAGCGCTGGCCACGCAGTGGCCACGGCTGGAACTTCTTCTTGGGCCGCTTCGGCCGCTCGATGTAGTACGGCACCTGGATGTGGACCACTTGCGAGGCGTCCGGCTTCAGATCCGCACTGATCCGGTGCAGCATCCGGGGACTGGCCGCTCCGATCATCTGCAGTGTCCGGGGAGGTTCCTTGCCCAGTGGCAACATCGGCGAGCGTCCCCCGGTtacacccatcatcatcatcactgcCACCATCAGTCCGTGCACTGGTCCGAGGGCCATTTCGAGAGCCGACACTGCaaagcaccaccacaccacactgCACTTTCCTGCGGAATGGCCTCACTTGGAGTCCGTCGTCCTTGGGCTCCACGTCCCTATCGATCGCTGCGTTTCTTCACCTCACTCGATGCACTTGCTCAGGCCTCCGATCAGGCCGAAGATCGCGGTAAAAATGTGCTGCATTTCGCCGAAACCGGGCGAGTTTTATAGATTTTCTCTCGGCGCACCGGCGGTGGGCCACGGTGGGAGTGAAAACTCGATCTCCGCGTGCTCCatttctccctttctctcgcgCCCACCAcgcgcccgctcgctcgctctcgctttcAGCGAGCTGCCGATCTCCTGGCTACCGAGTGAACACGGAATGGGCGTCGATTTTCTGTTCATGGGGAACATGGGTGGCTTTGCATGGACCAAAACGTCACCGTCGTTGGGGATGGGAGATCCGGAACCTGATCGCGACCGCGGGGGGCTGGAGTCTAAGCTGCGTTGTTTATCCTTTCGGTCTGCGCGAGCCACACTTTCTGGTGCAACTTTCGATTTCGTAGCGCGCGTGCTCGCGCGATGGCACATTGGTGCCACATCCTGCCATCCGGGCGCCGGAAACACGTTGTGTAgagctggtgttggtggcatTGTTTTGGTATGCAAATGATCTTCCGATCGAGCGGGAGTGGGTTTGGTCCAGTGGATCGGTGCTGTGTGCTTTATGCAACACTGTGGCATCGGAAGCGCACATTGGACTCTGCGAACGGGTTGAAGCAACAATCGTGACAATGTGTGATATACTACTAGGGCCAAAACATAATGGGAACCGTTTGTCTGCGATTATCGTGGATTAGTGCATTATTAATTCTTGCCAACCGGacaaactttcaacaaagaaTGCTatttgcgtaatgctgtgcgtCAGAAAAGACCAcatttgtggagagacaattcttggttcaacttccACTTAGTGTATTTGCATCACATTTCGGTGTTCATTTCGCCACAAACCAGAGCCATATCGTTCCGTAACCACCCTACCCTCCTGATTTAGTATCACGTGACTACTGGATATTCTCTAAACTCATTGGAACAAGTAGACATAGATGCATTGCACATATTAAGGACCCTTCGAAACACTTTCTATGTATTCAAGAATTGCCTTCAGTTCACGCAGcgtatttgtttttatttgggCCATATCTGGGGAGTACGGTGATTGTTCAATCACATTCGTGCTATTTTCGGTCAAGAATTCGTTCACAATGATCGATGGATGAGCTGGATGCCATTATCGTGGCGCAAAAATCAAGTGTTGTCCTTCCCCAAATCAGGCCGTTTGTGGTGAATTTTCTCTCTCAAACGCTTCATAACGCCAAAGTAATACTCTTTATTGATTGTTTCGCCCTCCGGAAGGGATTCCCAATGAACAACAGCACGAATATAAAAAAACCGTCAGCATTACCTTCATTTTTGATCGactttgatgtttttttttcgatttcggctCGTTTGCAGCGgtccatgatgatgattgtttaCTTGTTTGTATGTCATACTCGTCATCAGTAATTATGCGTTTGATGAACGTGGGATCAGAGATTGACCGTTCAATTTGCTACCTATTTCTGAACTCCAACAACAAAGAACATGTTTCAAGTCATAGAATTATACGAgaaagtgtaattaaattcaaatacATAAATTTGGAAAGAGTACCGAAAGATGTTGAACAGTTTAAAGAGGCGTAGTCAAACTATCTACGCATCTTTTCAACTGTTTAAACTGTAAAACTTGCATTTTCAAGTTCGAC
Coding sequences within it:
- the LOC128266884 gene encoding uncharacterized protein LOC128266884, with protein sequence MALGPVHGLMVAVMMMMGVTGGRSPMLPLGKEPPRTLQMIGAASPRMLHRISADLKPDASQVVHIQVPYYIERPKRPKKKFQPWPLRGQRFASLPTFPHTIPSVPIPFGLGSGSHTESAFKQQSGGNRLAAALGVNPGPYDTPFVPVMKPSPVNPLHREPPPEIMFEPISILPLETPSFDTLRNHVNFLKHKQAAFFEGQGREFGFGEGAPPAAIPDELDYFGEHERQLGEVHKGDAGGPVNGGEQNTLSEDDFGQNDRKYDRRGVPVGREGDESSTEEDFYDTDERRQHYAPDEDFEDSREESDRAAAFEPKKVYTQVRHQETTRHVRPAGPDEDDGEDDDGDDEDEDRDDRSERANDEEADEPEHEEDAREENEDARPIRERVKEARKNIVYSEQGHEASKFDHGSAESYGQFEQQQKQPDAGSARRKRKRPRIKRSAAESADPDAATVATSGEVDEVAIILLTGNDSLPLAEALTDPRELHGDELIRFLDEAIANTTQYLPDTHLDNPEVINIVAPPSNVVKFPYYNRPVSEIDVDSALRYAENLTTFSGGGPYGNRGDVECNEVDVNIADEPEPTGGDGDGAEQGSDGFRPIKRLQGLGGKIECLKVRHFGHEPLDNPLFREEFVGGWPRKSLRPTGPAPAPTRQPNPAVAVYNDVIRHIKKHLASQQQRKKNAKPDEPDTLMIAVPRVLRLPAAEAAQEASQAAVGVKPARKREAKIISFPQANPGILSNHVSFPIFDISKYFPRFMMRANDDLYADEPDTKVRQGRLSTPKPRTTTKATHLRTLVRTAEQLAEGAVEVEESVERQRVTTGRPGRDDIADAFDDLLGKPLSPTLKPLQPIKPYDVVEDTRDTGPEPTYNKSGPPYAALALEPPVAQSILSQRLEPVNRNQLDFLKAKRSAKKPTTAHGVLKRPRPGQTRKKVLVFYHR